A stretch of the Lactuca sativa cultivar Salinas chromosome 9, Lsat_Salinas_v11, whole genome shotgun sequence genome encodes the following:
- the LOC111921680 gene encoding uncharacterized protein LOC111921680, with the protein MGRSSKATRALIVASVPVAGAKGKCEDEVRGARPEEGVRWEETNSSSSSSGGVWQRSSSGRKGRCDGCCCGSHTVDSGERSKKSVAVWLCCVHCEEEGMETRLMPLGLHRERKGRGRGAEEGDEFRRVCGFDVSFEKGNTFPLCVTLGNLKWESSTSIWLSIKLND; encoded by the exons ATGGGAAGAAGTAGCAAGGCTACTCGTGCTCTCATTGTTGCTTCAGTCCCGGTAGCGGGTGCGAAGGGAAAATGCGAGGACGAGGTACGAGGGGCGAGGCCAGAAGAGGGGGTCCGGTGGGAGGAAACTAACAGCAGTAGCAGCTCGAGTGGGGGCGTTTGGCAGCGGAGCTCGTCGGGAAGGAAGGGAAGATGCGACGGGTGCTGCTGCGGCAGTCACACTGTTGATTCCG GAGAAAGAAGTAAGAAATCAGTGGCTGTTTGGCTTTGTTGTGTTCATTGCGAGGAAGAGGGGATGGAAACGAGGCTGATGCCTCTTGGCTTGCATAG ggaaagaaaaggaagagGGAGAGGAGCTGAAGAAGGCGACGAATTCAGGAGGGTTTGTGGGTTTGATGTTTCATTTGAAAAAGGAAACACATTTCCTTTGTGTGTAACTTTGGGTAACTTGAAGTGGGAAAGTAGCACTTCAATTTGGTTGTCAATTAAATTAAATGATTGA
- the LOC111921661 gene encoding probable protein phosphatase 2C 51, giving the protein MNIKVFILAVVLGVFIWILSLSSATAGEASTCLTVYKEGGAPAAVNKSTRCQTATRQGRRKYMEDRTFCTLNIRIPFPHHNGTRDTPVGIVAVFDGHNGAEASEMASNLLLKYFMNHAISFLSNTSTSMGMLPDMREVEHDYANSHNGRNMVTLSTMFDGDGAFQLEILKESLVGAIVDIDSAFSEEASRCNFTSGSTATVVLMADGQILVANVGDSKAFLCSQTFQSPSEAKATLMRLYKKKREDGVSVRIKDFGLTLTHFSAKELTKDHHPDRPDERSRVESAGGHVLEWAGVSRVNGQLAVSRAIGDVSYKKFGVISVPEVTDWQHLTRNDSYLVVASDGVFEKQSPQDVCDLLMELRNTSSSSSSSSSSSSSYSLADSIVDTAIGRGSMDNVAAVVVPFGLKTQPSHGCSEVRLQTYVDEDEPVWMKDNSSRIYVDEDVNSRLLELYC; this is encoded by the exons ATGAACATAAAAGTATTCATCTTGGCAGTCGTTTTAGGGGTTTTTATCTGGATCCTATCATTATCAAGTGCCACCGCCGGCGAAGCGTCGACGTGCTTGACAGTGTATAAAGAAGGCGGTGCACCAGCGGCGGTCAACAAGTCAACACGATGTCAAACGGCTACACGTCAGGGCCGACGAAAATACATGGAAGATCGCACTTTCTGTACTCTCAACATTCGGATTCCTTTTCCAC ACCACAATGGCACTAGAGATACCCCAGTTGGCATTGTTGCAGTTTTTGATGGACATAATGGTGCTGAAGCTAGTGAGATGGCTTCAAATCTGTTATTGAAGTATTTCATGAATCATGCAATCTCTTTTTTGTCTAACACATCAACATCAATGGGAATGTTACCAGATATGAGAGAAGTAGAACATGACTATGCTAATTCTCATAATGGAAG GAATATGGTTACATTGTCAACCATGTTTGATGGAGATGGAGCTTTCCAGTTGGAAATTCTGAAGGAATCATTGGTGGGAGCAATTGTTGATATTGATTCAGCATTCAGTGAG GAGGCTTCTAGATGCAACTTCACTTCTGGATCCACTGCAACAGTTGTATTAATGGCAGATGGTCAAATTCTTGTTGCTAACGTTGGAGATTCAAAGGCTTTCCTATGCTCTCAGACATTCCAGTCACCTTCGGAGGCCAAAG CTACTTTAATGAGATTGTacaagaagaaaagagaagatgGTGTTTCAGTACGCATAAAAGACTTTGGTTTGACTTTGACCCATTTTTCTGCCAAAGAGTTGACCAAGGATCACCATCCAGACAGGCCAGACGAAAGGTCCAGGGTAGAATCTGCTGGAGGTCATGTCTTGGAGTGGGCCGGTGTATCCAGGGTCAATGGTCAACTCGCAGTTTCACGTGCTATTGGTGACGTGTCCTATAAAAA GTTTGGTGTTATATCTGTTCCAGAGGTGACAGATTGGCAACATCTGACACGTAATGATAGTTATTTGGTGGTTGCTTCTGATggtgtttttgaaaaacagagcCCTCAGGATGTTTGTGATCTCTTAATGGAATTAAGaaacacttcttcttcttcttcttcttcttcttcttcttcttcttcatattCGTTAGCTGATTCTATTGTTGATACTGCTATTGGAAGAGGCAGTATGGATAACGTGGCAGCTGTTGTAGTTCCATTTGGACTAAAAACTCAGCCTAGTCATGGATGCAGTGAAGTCAGACTGCAGACTTACGTGGATGAAGATGAACCCGTTTGGATGAAGGACAACAGTTCTCGAATTTACGTGGATGAAGATGTAAATTCGAGGTTGTTAGAATTGTATTGCTAG
- the LOC111921681 gene encoding 2-oxoglutarate and iron-dependent oxygenase domain-containing protein CP2, translated as MSLDKAVERGKDTSLPPMSTALVAETNGNGNGTGAAPSNASYRLRLNPNQDHKAENYDDLGLEFTPLLFSSLERYLPPNLLNVSRDTKYKYMRDILRRYSTEGERTRDQKHREYRQKIISNYQPLYRELYTLNPSTFFVQSFSKAFSANDKNRDESIRSIMSEPAPGIYTFDMLQPRFCDMLLNEVANFEKWVHETKFRIMRPNTMNKYGAVLDDFGMESMLEKLMEDFIRHISKIFFLDVGGYSLDSHHGFVVEYGMDRDVELGFHVDDSEVTLNVCLGKHFTGGELFFRGVRCEKHVNTETHPEEIYDHAHLPGRAIIHRGRHRHGARATTSGHRLNLLLWCRSSVFRELKKHQKEFVNWCGECKREKQARLQQSVTAKKMELLVGQPDGAAFNLR; from the exons ATGTCTCTTGATAAGGCGGTTGAAAGGGGAAAGGACACATCGTTGCCTCCTATGTCGACGGCACTTGTGGCGGAGACCAACGGGAATGGCAACGGAACTGGAGCAGCACCGTCTAACGCCAGCTACCGTCTCCGATTGAACCCTAATCAAGACCACAAGGCGGAAAACTATGACGATCTAGGTTTGGAGTTCACTCCCTTGCTTTTCAGCTCTCTGGAGCGATACTTGCCGCCAAACCTCTTGAATGTTTCTCGAGACACAAAGTATAAATACATGAGGGACATCCTGCGTCGTTATTCGACTGAAGGAGAGCGTACTCGA GACCAGAAGCACAGAGAGTATAGGCAAAAGATCATATCCAATTATCAG CCTCTGTACAGAGAACTATACACATTGAATCCTTCAACCTTTTTTGTCCAATCATTTTCAAAGGCATTCAGTGCCAATGACAAGAACAGAGATGAAAGTATCAGAAGCATAATGTCTGAACCTGCTCCAGGAATCTATACATTCGATATGCTTCAGCCACGTTTCTGTGATATGTTGCTAAATGAG GTAGCAAATTTTGAAAAATGGGTCCATGAAACAAAATTCAGAATCATGCGACCAAATACCATGAACAAGTATGGCGCTGTTCTTGATGACTTTGGCATGGAATCCATGCTTGAGAAGCTGATGGAAGACTTCATACGCCATATCTCAAAAA TTTTCTTCCTTGATGTTGGAGGGTATTCTCTTGATTCCCACCATGGATTTGTGGTTGAATATGGAATGGATAGAGATGTTGAACTGG GTTTCCATGTGGATGACTCTGAGGTGACTTTGAATGTGTGTTTGGGAAAGCACTTTACTGGTGGGGAGTTGTTTTTTAGAGGCGTTCGATGTGAGAAACATGTGAATACTGAAACGCATCCCGAG GAAATTTATGATCATGCGCATTTGCCTGGACGTGCGATTATTCATCGTGGGCGCCATCGACATGGTGCCAGAGCCACCACATCTGGCCATAGACTTAATTTACTGCTGTGGTGCAGAAG TTCTGTGTTTAGGGAGCTGAAGAAACATCAAAAGGAGTTTGTGAACTGGTGTGGGGAGTGCaaaagggagaagcaagcaaggCTTCAGCAGTCTGTGACTGCAAAGAAaatg GAGTTGCTTGTGGGTCAACCAGATGGTGCTGCTTTCAATCTtcgttag